In Kitasatospora sp. NBC_00240, the following are encoded in one genomic region:
- a CDS encoding HEAT repeat domain-containing protein has translation MDLPPLLAAVERGDDTSVFEFLEDVRSDEFTGDDGITLLAAAAYAGRGDVAWELVVRWEVDPTRPWAGGIDPVTWAAANGAYWVLNALLSPDRDPLGVDSAHRRALRVARAALESGGGAGVVPPPAHRAVITYLEAKLGVHRMPDELMARALVHADPEHDDWFESLCRIAEPESQERFDWARAVVADAEDAGELDRRRFAFAVINFLGFGLNPHNSNDAPPFTRDAVELLRPRLDTEQDPYALRAVVAAFTGYCSREELPAVLAHADHPDPGVRQCVALAFPGLLADRPDALAAVLRLADDPDPVTRTSALYRLTCSPVDVPALRTVLAAHLTDTHFDARLEAAVALALRGDERGAAVIEEIRRGIKNRSSRGAGRLEDLHHQLRAHTAGM, from the coding sequence GTGGATCTGCCTCCCCTGCTGGCCGCCGTCGAGCGCGGCGACGACACCTCGGTCTTCGAGTTTCTGGAGGATGTGAGGAGCGACGAGTTCACCGGCGACGACGGCATCACCCTGCTGGCTGCCGCCGCGTACGCCGGGCGCGGCGACGTCGCCTGGGAACTTGTCGTCCGGTGGGAGGTCGACCCGACCCGGCCCTGGGCCGGAGGCATCGACCCCGTCACGTGGGCCGCCGCGAATGGCGCGTACTGGGTCCTGAACGCGCTGCTGTCTCCCGACCGCGACCCGCTGGGTGTCGACAGTGCGCACCGCCGCGCGCTGCGGGTGGCGCGGGCGGCCCTCGAGTCCGGGGGCGGTGCCGGGGTCGTGCCGCCCCCGGCGCACCGGGCGGTCATCACCTACCTGGAGGCGAAGCTCGGCGTCCACCGCATGCCGGACGAGCTGATGGCCCGCGCCCTGGTCCATGCGGACCCCGAGCACGACGACTGGTTCGAGTCGCTGTGTCGGATCGCCGAGCCGGAGAGCCAGGAGAGGTTCGACTGGGCCCGGGCGGTCGTAGCGGACGCCGAGGACGCCGGCGAGCTGGACCGCAGGCGCTTCGCGTTCGCCGTGATCAACTTCCTCGGCTTCGGTCTCAACCCCCACAACAGCAACGACGCGCCGCCGTTCACCCGGGATGCCGTCGAGCTCCTCCGGCCCCGGCTGGACACCGAGCAGGACCCGTACGCTCTGCGCGCCGTCGTCGCGGCCTTCACCGGCTACTGCTCCCGCGAGGAGCTCCCGGCGGTCCTGGCCCACGCCGACCACCCCGACCCGGGCGTCCGCCAATGCGTCGCCCTGGCGTTCCCCGGTCTCCTGGCCGACCGCCCCGACGCGCTCGCCGCCGTGCTGCGCCTGGCCGACGACCCCGACCCCGTCACCCGGACCAGCGCGCTCTACCGTCTCACCTGCTCACCCGTGGACGTCCCCGCCCTGCGCACCGTGCTGGCGGCGCACCTCACCGACACCCACTTCGACGCCCGCCTCGAAGCCGCCGTCGCCTTGGCCCTGCGCGGCGACGAACGCGGCGCGGCGGTCATCGAGGAGATCCGCCGGGGCATCAAGAACCGCAGCAGCCGCGGCGCGGGCCGCCTCGAAGACCTCCACCACCAGCTCCGCGCCCACACGGCGGGCATGTGA
- a CDS encoding NAD(P)/FAD-dependent oxidoreductase, with protein sequence MTTPVTIIGAGLGGLTLARVLHVHGIPATVHEADPSAESRTQGGQLDIHEEDGQRALADAGLTDEFRAIIHEGADAARVLDQHGALLLDIPSDGTAARPEVLRGDLRRILLDSLPEGTVRWGSKVTDVRPLGDGRHELTFADGSTVTSGILVGADGAWSKVRPLLSDARPVYTGTTFVETYLHDVDERHPATAALVGQGAMYALAPGKGIVAHREAGGILHTYVELNRPAEWIAATDFTDAAAASARVAAEFDGWAPHLTALITDGETAPVARMIHTLPDGHRWDRAPGVTLLGDAAHLMPPSGDGANLAMFDGAELGKAIARHPDDVEAALTAYEKELFPRSEAFYADAHEILDLCLGERAPQSFIDFFSGQPEGQDDAVARS encoded by the coding sequence ATGACGACTCCGGTCACGATCATCGGCGCCGGCCTCGGCGGCCTCACCCTCGCGCGCGTCCTGCACGTCCACGGCATCCCCGCCACCGTCCACGAGGCCGACCCCTCCGCCGAGTCCCGCACCCAGGGCGGCCAGCTCGACATCCACGAGGAGGACGGACAACGCGCCCTCGCGGACGCCGGCCTCACCGACGAGTTCCGCGCGATCATCCACGAGGGCGCCGACGCCGCCCGGGTGCTCGACCAGCACGGCGCGCTGCTGCTGGACATCCCCTCCGACGGCACCGCGGCACGCCCCGAGGTGCTCCGCGGCGACCTGCGCCGGATCCTGCTCGACTCCCTGCCCGAGGGAACGGTCCGCTGGGGCAGCAAGGTCACCGACGTCCGGCCGCTCGGCGACGGCCGGCACGAGCTGACCTTCGCCGACGGCTCGACCGTGACCAGCGGCATCCTGGTCGGCGCGGACGGCGCCTGGTCCAAGGTCCGGCCGCTGCTCTCCGACGCCCGGCCCGTCTACACCGGCACGACGTTCGTCGAGACCTACCTGCACGACGTCGACGAACGGCACCCCGCGACGGCCGCGCTGGTCGGCCAGGGAGCCATGTACGCGCTCGCCCCCGGCAAGGGGATCGTCGCCCACCGCGAGGCGGGCGGGATCCTGCACACCTACGTCGAGCTGAACCGTCCGGCCGAGTGGATCGCCGCCACCGACTTCACGGACGCCGCCGCCGCGAGCGCCCGGGTCGCGGCCGAGTTCGACGGGTGGGCGCCGCACCTCACCGCGCTGATCACCGACGGCGAGACCGCCCCGGTGGCGCGCATGATCCACACCCTCCCGGACGGACACCGCTGGGACCGGGCACCCGGCGTGACGCTGCTCGGCGACGCCGCGCACCTGATGCCGCCGTCCGGCGACGGCGCCAACCTGGCGATGTTCGACGGCGCCGAACTCGGCAAGGCCATCGCCCGGCACCCCGACGACGTCGAGGCGGCGCTAACCGCCTACGAGAAGGAGCTCTTCCCGCGCAGCGAGGCCTTCTACGCGGACGCCCACGAGATCCTCGACCTCTGCCTCGGCGAGCGCGCACCGCAGAGCTTCATCGACTTCTTCAGCGGGCAGCCGGAGGGGCAGGACGACGCGGTCGCAAGGTCCTGA
- a CDS encoding TetR/AcrR family transcriptional regulator, with the protein MAIKKQRAVRRTDALSKERIVEAAIEILDSHGEGALTFRALAAHLATGSGAIYWHVADKDDLLAAATNDVIARVMADLAGGARPREAIRALAVGLFDAIDAHPWVGSQLSRAPWLAAIPQIFEGFGSRLEELGVPEDAQFDATSTLVIHVLGVAGQNAANARLLAHRTDRTAFLDEIARQWAQLDPARYPFVHRVAAQLPEHDDREQFLAGIDLILTGIEAARPGPSPRT; encoded by the coding sequence ATGGCGATCAAGAAGCAGCGGGCCGTACGGCGCACCGACGCGCTGTCGAAGGAACGGATCGTGGAGGCCGCGATCGAGATCCTCGACTCCCACGGCGAGGGCGCGCTGACCTTCCGCGCGCTCGCGGCCCACCTGGCCACCGGAAGCGGGGCGATCTACTGGCACGTCGCCGACAAGGACGACCTGCTGGCGGCGGCCACCAACGACGTGATCGCCCGGGTCATGGCGGACCTGGCCGGTGGTGCGCGCCCGCGGGAGGCGATCCGGGCCCTCGCGGTCGGGCTCTTCGACGCGATCGACGCCCACCCCTGGGTCGGCAGCCAGCTCTCCCGCGCGCCGTGGCTGGCCGCGATTCCGCAGATCTTCGAGGGTTTCGGCAGCCGGTTGGAGGAACTCGGCGTGCCCGAGGACGCGCAGTTCGACGCCACGTCCACGCTCGTGATCCATGTCCTCGGCGTCGCAGGACAGAACGCCGCCAACGCCCGCCTGCTCGCGCACCGGACCGATCGGACGGCCTTTCTGGACGAGATCGCCCGACAGTGGGCCCAGCTCGATCCTGCCCGGTACCCGTTCGTGCACCGGGTGGCGGCGCAGTTGCCCGAGCACGACGACCGGGAGCAGTTCCTGGCCGGCATCGACCTCATCCTGACCGGCATCGAGGCCGCCCGCCCAGGTCCGTCCCCGCGGACCTGA
- a CDS encoding HAMP domain-containing sensor histidine kinase encodes MRLSTRIALLVTVLVPVVVVAAGLLLLGLVHRDLSRQQDAVLRERAATVLPNVRTLLAADGKGRPRVEQTQQRKVLDGALDSGVRLAGADGTVLLVVGPQPAEYVPLPAAADAPVTLRDAGRTWRVLSVRVDGTAPGTLWLVSPSSAVDPQVAAVRRRVLLVALMAAPVAGLLAFALAGRATASLRRLSARAAALDPGSGATALAHTPSRVLEVDELAAALGLLLARYDEQAVLTAQALDTARSFSSAASHELRTPLTAMRTNLDVLGAHPGLAADERAEVVAELSQDRARLEELLTALRTLASGDLVDVSAFTALDLGELVESAVAEAVRRRPQAVIDVECAPGIRVFGWEAGLRIALANLVGNAVVHGRPPGGGPARVTVRLRAGRSGAAVLTVDDTGPGVPAAERATVFHRFHRRPDSPGSGLGLTLVAQQAALHRGTVAVGDAPPPGGCRFELRLPLLRPEAPTLQLPARRDWLSGDR; translated from the coding sequence GTGAGGCTGTCCACCCGGATCGCGCTCCTGGTGACGGTGCTGGTGCCGGTCGTGGTGGTGGCGGCGGGCCTGCTGCTGCTGGGACTGGTCCACCGGGACCTGTCCCGCCAGCAGGACGCGGTGCTGCGCGAGCGTGCCGCCACGGTGCTGCCGAACGTGCGCACGCTGCTCGCGGCGGACGGCAAGGGCCGGCCCCGGGTCGAGCAGACCCAGCAGCGCAAGGTCCTCGACGGGGCGCTGGACTCCGGGGTGCGGCTGGCCGGGGCGGACGGAACCGTCCTGCTGGTGGTCGGTCCGCAGCCGGCCGAGTACGTCCCGCTGCCGGCTGCCGCCGACGCGCCGGTCACGCTTCGGGATGCCGGCCGGACGTGGCGGGTGCTGTCGGTCCGGGTGGACGGCACGGCGCCCGGCACGCTGTGGCTGGTGTCGCCGTCGTCGGCGGTGGATCCACAGGTCGCGGCCGTGCGGCGGCGGGTGCTGCTGGTCGCGCTGATGGCCGCACCGGTGGCCGGTCTGCTCGCGTTCGCGCTGGCGGGCCGGGCCACCGCCTCGCTGCGGCGGCTCAGTGCCCGGGCCGCCGCGCTGGACCCGGGCAGCGGGGCGACGGCGCTCGCGCACACCCCGAGCCGGGTCCTGGAGGTCGACGAACTGGCGGCCGCGCTGGGGCTGTTGCTGGCCCGCTACGACGAGCAGGCGGTCCTCACCGCGCAGGCCCTCGACACCGCGCGGTCGTTCTCGTCCGCGGCCTCGCACGAGCTGCGGACCCCGCTGACCGCGATGCGCACCAACCTGGACGTCCTGGGCGCCCATCCGGGCCTGGCGGCCGACGAGCGGGCCGAGGTGGTCGCCGAGCTGTCGCAGGACCGCGCCCGGCTGGAGGAGCTGCTCACCGCACTGCGGACGCTGGCCAGCGGCGACCTGGTCGACGTCTCCGCCTTCACCGCCCTTGACCTGGGCGAGCTGGTGGAGAGCGCGGTCGCGGAGGCGGTGCGCCGCCGTCCGCAGGCCGTGATCGACGTCGAGTGCGCGCCCGGGATCCGGGTGTTCGGCTGGGAGGCTGGCCTGCGGATCGCGCTCGCCAACCTGGTCGGCAACGCCGTCGTGCACGGTCGTCCGCCCGGCGGCGGGCCGGCCAGGGTGACGGTGCGGCTGCGGGCGGGCCGAAGCGGGGCGGCGGTGCTGACCGTCGACGACACCGGGCCGGGCGTGCCTGCGGCCGAGCGGGCCACGGTCTTCCACCGCTTCCACCGGCGACCGGACAGTCCGGGGTCGGGCCTGGGCCTGACCCTGGTGGCCCAGCAGGCGGCGCTGCACCGCGGCACGGTGGCCGTCGGCGACGCGCCGCCGCCGGGCGGCTGCCGGTTCGAGCTGCGGCTGCCGCTGCTGCGACCGGAGGCACCGACCCTGCAGCTGCCGGCCCGCCGCGACTGGCTCTCCGGCGACCGGTGA
- a CDS encoding response regulator transcription factor: MGGAGGRVLVVDDDAAIRRSLERGLRLSGFAVQVAPDGESALALMDGPTAPDVLVLDVSMPGLDGTGVCRALRAVGDETPVLMLSALDELADRVAGLQAGADDYLVKPFALEELVLRLHALLRRRPAPPSEVLRAGPLTLSPAARQVHWEDTELHLTRREFELLTQLVRNPGLVLTRDQLLDRVWGYDFEVRSDAVDTFVSYLRRKLEDGGRPRLVHTVRGVGFVLRLPADGGRA, translated from the coding sequence GGCGATCGCTGGAGCGCGGGCTGCGGCTGAGCGGCTTCGCCGTCCAGGTCGCGCCGGACGGCGAGAGCGCGCTGGCGCTGATGGACGGCCCGACGGCGCCGGACGTGCTGGTGCTGGACGTCTCGATGCCCGGGCTCGACGGGACGGGCGTCTGCCGGGCGCTGCGGGCCGTCGGCGACGAGACCCCGGTGCTGATGCTCTCCGCACTGGACGAGCTCGCCGACCGGGTCGCCGGGCTGCAGGCCGGGGCCGACGACTACCTGGTGAAACCCTTCGCGCTGGAGGAGCTGGTGCTGCGGCTGCACGCCCTGCTGCGCCGGCGGCCGGCCCCGCCGTCCGAGGTGCTGCGGGCGGGCCCGCTGACGCTCTCCCCCGCGGCCCGCCAGGTGCACTGGGAGGACACCGAACTGCACCTGACCCGGCGTGAGTTCGAACTGCTCACCCAGCTCGTCCGCAACCCCGGCCTGGTCCTCACCCGCGACCAGTTGCTGGACCGGGTCTGGGGCTACGACTTCGAGGTGCGCAGCGACGCCGTCGACACCTTCGTCAGCTACCTGCGGCGCAAGTTGGAGGACGGCGGGCGGCCGCGGTTGGTGCACACCGTGCGCGGGGTCGGGTTCGTACTGCGGCTGCCGGCCGACGGGGGGCGGGCGTGA
- a CDS encoding PrsW family glutamic-type intramembrane protease: MFQVLRNDRAVTASALLIARGAIALYLVELVGNLTRPRLLPDEPSLSIFYKMPSDLTEMPGFSDSFEKLMAMPSAVFWTVLAGIAAGVLIQLFVAVTRQPDRRAALLTWVTLGLLLLPFGLIPLVVVVEYFPLTLACLPSTAFVLLLLRSGVRFARVPLAALLAAFGWGALIVFGLGRAYTGLAFATISGYMIPKDYLHPAGGDLDLSQFLRSMYRTIDLVIVHLGVVNALVVAAGVLMLLLLFRHRITDTVTGLTLGAAVGLGYSFVESILFIKIYGSFGSILGTTGGFEYWIRQSIGLLGGQVAFGAVVGAGLTLAARSQRRVLVASAALVAAIGGATATETLSGWLSGRLAGQVDTGSALDTLVVSPLLWLLPQLPFIALAVMLLVLGLRERAVTLRAAAASEAATGHLAITPAEELVLISPTLRLWALVRTWRRHGRGTALHLHRLQTAQLDLASWRAQNDPDLEAQGDELRTRVLQLKNVRAVVGS; encoded by the coding sequence GTGTTCCAGGTCCTCCGGAACGACCGGGCGGTCACCGCGAGCGCGTTGCTGATTGCCCGGGGTGCCATCGCCCTGTACCTGGTCGAGTTGGTGGGGAATCTGACCCGCCCCCGGCTGCTGCCCGACGAGCCCTCCCTGTCGATCTTCTACAAGATGCCGTCCGACCTCACCGAAATGCCCGGTTTCTCCGATTCGTTCGAGAAACTGATGGCGATGCCGAGCGCCGTCTTCTGGACCGTGTTGGCGGGCATCGCGGCGGGCGTCCTGATTCAGCTCTTCGTCGCCGTCACACGTCAGCCCGACCGGCGGGCGGCGCTGCTGACCTGGGTGACCCTGGGACTCCTGCTGTTGCCCTTCGGGCTGATCCCTCTGGTGGTCGTGGTCGAGTACTTCCCGCTGACGCTGGCCTGCCTGCCCAGCACCGCGTTCGTGCTGCTCCTGCTGCGCAGCGGAGTGCGCTTCGCCCGGGTGCCGCTCGCGGCGCTGCTCGCCGCGTTCGGCTGGGGCGCGCTGATCGTCTTCGGCCTGGGCCGCGCCTACACCGGCCTCGCGTTCGCCACCATCAGCGGCTACATGATCCCCAAGGACTACCTGCACCCCGCCGGCGGCGACCTGGACCTGAGCCAGTTCCTCCGGAGCATGTACCGCACCATCGACCTGGTGATCGTCCACCTCGGAGTGGTGAACGCACTTGTCGTCGCGGCCGGCGTCCTGATGCTCCTGCTGCTGTTCCGCCACCGCATCACCGACACCGTGACCGGACTGACCCTCGGCGCCGCGGTCGGGCTGGGGTACAGCTTCGTGGAGAGCATCCTGTTCATCAAGATCTACGGTTCTTTCGGCTCCATCCTGGGGACGACCGGCGGCTTCGAGTACTGGATCCGGCAGTCGATCGGGCTGCTCGGCGGACAGGTCGCCTTCGGCGCGGTAGTAGGAGCCGGGCTCACGCTCGCGGCCCGGTCGCAGCGGCGCGTGCTGGTCGCCTCGGCGGCCCTGGTGGCGGCGATCGGCGGTGCGACGGCGACCGAGACGCTCTCCGGATGGCTCTCCGGCCGGCTCGCAGGGCAGGTGGACACCGGTAGCGCGCTGGACACCCTGGTTGTCTCGCCGCTGCTCTGGCTGCTCCCCCAACTGCCCTTCATCGCCCTGGCCGTGATGCTTCTGGTCCTCGGCCTGCGTGAGCGCGCCGTGACTCTGCGGGCCGCCGCGGCCTCCGAGGCAGCGACGGGTCACCTGGCCATCACCCCGGCGGAGGAGCTCGTCCTGATCTCGCCCACCCTGCGTCTGTGGGCCCTGGTGCGCACCTGGCGCCGGCACGGACGCGGCACGGCATTGCACTTGCACCGCCTGCAGACCGCGCAGCTCGACCTCGCGAGCTGGCGGGCGCAGAACGATCCGGACCTCGAAGCACAGGGAGACGAGTTGCGAACGCGGGTACTGCAGCTGAAGAACGTGCGCGCGGTGGTGGGATCATGA
- a CDS encoding helix-turn-helix transcriptional regulator: MSSQDEVEEFAALLRRLKARTDRSYAALARRLDMNASTLHRYCAGEVVPLSFASVERFAAMCGAGPAERIELHRRWVLAVAARQRSRTVTESVPDAAGARSVDGEEPPADGADGVDGADRVAGADGVDGADGVAEPVPAVAADSVFTTAAASVPAAGAGASSSVSAAPAAAPREAPGESHPGSSRQHEAVSRPAPGRPWYRRRLAVTVAVVTALVAALGSLSALPSGPSSAARDGQASGTAGARTAGAVPDSPAPSAPATSGPAAPPLTWTVNSQLWATGCDHDYVIDKEPQQVPPPPAPQDAAPWARSQGAVHGGQTIVDISVQGLTDDAVVLEALRVRVVGRAAPVKGIVYATGQGCGGDMDPRSFTVDLDIDRPIARPAQGVAGGTSTPAIRMPLRVSSKDPEVLLVDARTVGCDCRWYLELDWSSLGRTGTERIDDQGVPFRTSGTKDLPHYWYPGGAWTPTG, from the coding sequence GCCGCTCAGCTTCGCAAGCGTGGAACGGTTCGCCGCGATGTGCGGGGCCGGTCCGGCCGAACGGATCGAGCTGCACCGGCGGTGGGTCCTGGCGGTGGCGGCACGCCAACGGTCCCGGACGGTGACCGAGTCCGTACCGGACGCCGCCGGAGCCCGCTCGGTCGACGGCGAGGAGCCCCCGGCCGACGGGGCGGACGGCGTGGACGGGGCCGACAGGGTGGCCGGGGCCGACGGCGTGGACGGGGCCGACGGGGTGGCCGAGCCCGTGCCCGCGGTGGCCGCCGACTCCGTTTTCACGACGGCCGCCGCGTCCGTGCCCGCCGCAGGGGCAGGCGCCTCGTCCAGCGTCTCGGCCGCTCCCGCGGCCGCTCCTCGGGAGGCCCCCGGGGAGAGCCACCCCGGCTCGTCGCGCCAGCACGAAGCAGTGTCGCGTCCTGCCCCGGGAAGGCCCTGGTACCGGCGCCGCCTCGCGGTCACCGTGGCGGTCGTGACCGCGCTGGTCGCCGCCCTGGGCAGCCTGTCGGCCCTGCCGTCCGGGCCCTCCTCGGCCGCCCGCGACGGCCAGGCGTCCGGCACGGCGGGCGCGAGGACGGCGGGCGCGGTGCCCGACTCCCCGGCACCGTCCGCGCCCGCCACGTCCGGCCCCGCCGCCCCGCCCCTCACCTGGACGGTGAATTCCCAGCTCTGGGCGACCGGTTGCGATCACGACTACGTCATCGACAAGGAACCCCAGCAGGTGCCCCCACCCCCGGCGCCGCAGGACGCGGCCCCGTGGGCGCGTTCACAGGGCGCTGTACACGGCGGTCAGACCATCGTGGACATCTCCGTGCAGGGGCTGACGGACGACGCCGTCGTCCTGGAGGCGCTGCGGGTCCGCGTCGTGGGACGGGCCGCCCCGGTGAAGGGCATCGTCTATGCCACCGGCCAGGGCTGCGGCGGCGACATGGATCCCCGCTCGTTCACCGTGGACCTGGACATCGACCGACCGATCGCCCGCCCGGCCCAGGGCGTGGCGGGCGGGACGAGCACCCCGGCGATTCGCATGCCCCTGCGGGTGTCCTCGAAGGATCCCGAGGTGCTGCTGGTCGACGCCCGGACCGTCGGCTGCGACTGCCGCTGGTACCTGGAGCTCGACTGGTCCTCGCTGGGCCGCACCGGCACCGAGCGCATCGACGACCAGGGCGTCCCGTTCCGCACCAGTGGCACCAAGGACCTGCCGCACTACTGGTATCCGGGTGGGGCCTGGACTCCGACCGGCTGA